The genomic interval GCCGTTGGCGGTCGGTGGCGTCTCGACGAGCGGTTGGACGATCTCGTGGAGGCGATCGTTCGCCGCTGTGGGATCGGTGCCGAGCACGCAGTCGGGTGTCTGGGCGCAGGACGCGGCGAGGTCGTTGAACCGCGCCTGCATGCCGGCGAACTGCGAGAGGCGGAACTCTGATGCTGTCAGGTCGGGCGCGATGGCCCCGTCGAGCACGATCGCGCGAACTTTTTCGGGGTAGGTCGTGGCATACATGGCACCGAGCTGGGAGCCGTAGCTGTAACCGAGGTAGGTCAGCTGGTCGTCGCCGAGCGCCGCTCGCATGATGTCCATGTCCCGCACCACGTTTGCCGACCCGGCATTCACCAGGTTCGCGACCCCGCCAGAGCCCTCGGCGCAACGTTCGGCGAGCTCGGCCGCCTGGTCGGCACTGGTGACGTCGTATACGACGCCGAACCGGGGTGCCGTGCCCGCGTCGTACTCATCGTCGGTGTAGCAGTCGAGGGCCGGGGTGGACGAGCCGATTCCGCGCGGATCGAAGCCGACGATGTCGAAGCGCTCGGCGACGGGGCCAGCCTGCCACTGGGCCGCGGTCAACGCGACGAAGTTGGTGCCGGAGCCGCCGGGGCCGCCCGGGTCGATCAGCAGCGAGCCCTCGGCCGCACCCCTGGCGGGCAAGCGCAGGAGCGCCACGTGCGCCCTCTCGCCCTCCGGTTCGTCGTAGTCGAGCGGCACCTCCACCGACGTGCACTCGAGCGCCGGGTTCGCGAACAGCTCGGCGTCCGCTGTGTTCGTCGCGGTGGCCCCGCACGGGCCCCAGTCGAGTTTTTGGTCGAGGTAGGAGCCGAGGCCTCCGTCCGCCTGGGAGTCCGGTGGGGAAGAGGCGGCTGTGCAGCCGGTGAGCAAGAGCAGTGCCGACGTGGCGGCGGCGAGCAGGGTCGTGGACCGTCGAGATCGATGTGATCGCATGCGCACTTCTTTGGTTGAGCCGCGATGTGTACGAGACGCGGCGGGATGTGACGGGGCGTTCGTGGCCGAGTGCACCGCGATGCTCGCGGCGTCAGCTCTCGATCCCATCCGTTCCGGAGTCCAGGAGACGGTGGTGTCGGAAGGTGAGTGCTCGCTCGATCCCCGC from Nocardia goodfellowii carries:
- a CDS encoding alpha/beta hydrolase is translated as MLTGCTAASSPPDSQADGGLGSYLDQKLDWGPCGATATNTADAELFANPALECTSVEVPLDYDEPEGERAHVALLRLPARGAAEGSLLIDPGGPGGSGTNFVALTAAQWQAGPVAERFDIVGFDPRGIGSSTPALDCYTDDEYDAGTAPRFGVVYDVTSADQAAELAERCAEGSGGVANLVNAGSANVVRDMDIMRAALGDDQLTYLGYSYGSQLGAMYATTYPEKVRAIVLDGAIAPDLTASEFRLSQFAGMQARFNDLAASCAQTPDCVLGTDPTAANDRLHEIVQPLVETPPTANGREVSVWDVYLGIVGGLYSQAGWPGIIAALTALARGRADEMLALRDTFYGRTADGDYALDLDTNIAVRCMDWPRPTSGETTALAREAGEVAPMFDLDVLTAGDYRSECEAWPAPPTGDEPWLAPVDDLPKTLVVSVTGDPATPHEGGIAMAHALGANLLSVEGKQHGAYLLGGSECVDRVVDAYLLDLQAPPVDARCSL